A genomic window from Streptomyces brevispora includes:
- a CDS encoding GNAT family N-acetyltransferase — MPPTDAHADPGNDPTPQAGTDAEDTLDLQLTDEILAFLAEDTPLTGHGTAASELLDRLSEWKAVTTPAGVFQFVPVRLERDLALISRWMNDPAVAAFWELAGAESVTAEHLTPQLEGDGRSLPCLGVLSGVPMSYWEIYRADLDPLARHYPARPHDTGVHLLIGEVNNRGHGVGSTLLRAASDLVLDNRPLCTRVVAEPALPNTPSVSAFLRAGFRFSAEVELPDKRAALMIRDRAHRAQL; from the coding sequence GTGCCTCCCACCGATGCACACGCCGACCCCGGAAACGACCCCACTCCCCAGGCCGGTACGGACGCCGAGGACACACTGGATCTACAGCTCACCGATGAGATCCTCGCGTTCCTGGCGGAGGACACCCCCCTCACCGGGCACGGCACCGCCGCCTCCGAACTGCTGGACCGGCTGTCCGAATGGAAGGCCGTCACCACGCCGGCCGGAGTGTTCCAGTTCGTTCCCGTACGGCTGGAGCGCGACCTCGCGCTGATCAGCCGCTGGATGAACGACCCCGCCGTCGCGGCCTTCTGGGAACTCGCCGGAGCCGAATCCGTCACAGCGGAGCACCTGACGCCCCAACTCGAAGGCGACGGACGAAGCCTCCCCTGTCTGGGGGTGCTCTCAGGTGTCCCCATGAGCTACTGGGAGATCTACCGCGCCGACCTGGACCCGTTGGCCCGTCACTACCCCGCACGCCCGCACGACACCGGAGTCCACCTCCTCATCGGTGAAGTGAACAACCGCGGCCATGGGGTCGGCAGCACTCTGCTCCGGGCCGCCTCCGACCTCGTACTCGACAACCGGCCCCTGTGCACCCGCGTCGTCGCCGAACCGGCCCTGCCTAACACCCCTTCCGTCTCCGCCTTTCTCCGCGCCGGATTCCGCTTCTCCGCGGAGGTCGAACTCCCGGACAAGCGGGCC